Proteins encoded in a region of the Panicum hallii strain FIL2 chromosome 3, PHallii_v3.1, whole genome shotgun sequence genome:
- the LOC112884365 gene encoding putative disease resistance protein RGA3: MPAPPPAPWPVSQDLAALAGRARSLSRGDAGLADLAAALLRIQPVARELERRAWPSPGGAEAPALHAWLAELGAAVADAEDLLDDLHRRRLAGPAISSCVGAALLGPDRKLRRLAERLDCVRDDSERLRLGHAAGCGVRSPNRVTGSVLAERRVFGRDQVCDAIVGRLVGDGEELCRPVAPVVAVVGHGGMGKTVVAQCVYNDARIQGYFDLRAWICLWDRLDEAELTREILQSIGGADDTSYDDSLERLQEKLGEVVASKRFFLVLDDVWNDEGKTELENRAVWNKVLAPLSSAAIGSRILVTTRMKLVAEVLNAAYMITLDGLKVADCLLLLKETALSGETMDFPPELLEFGRAIAAKVKGSPLATKVIGEMLRNTRSTRKWRAMMDTEICDNIIISSLQLSYQHLPGHLQRCFAYCSIFPTTWRFNRHKLVKMWIALGFVQPPTEAKRLEDLGYKYFDDLLSRSFFGSANKDHQTYYFLDDLMHILAQHFSAQDCMKINEDIPVVIPPTVRHLSVSTDYLPQLKSKYRLGRLRTLLVLGSSSLSSRHFPSKLLAKFKNLRVLDLSESDIAELPKTIGQLVHLHYLAFCSMT, translated from the coding sequence atgcccgcgccgccgccagcgccgtgGCCCGTGTcgcaggacctcgccgcgcTCGCCGGCCGCGCCCGCTCCCTGTCCCGCGGCGACGCCGGCCTGGCGGACCTCGCCGCGGCGCTCCTCCGGATCCAGCCCGTCGCCCGGGAGCTGGAGCGCCGGGCGTGGCCCTCGCCCGGCGGCGCGGAGGCCCCTGCGCTGCACGCCTGGCTCGCCGAGCTGGGGGCCGCCGTGGCTGACGCCGAGGACCTCCTGGACGACCTCCACCGCCGGCGCCTGGCCGGCCCCGCGATCTCCAGCTGCGTCGGTGCCGCCCTCCTTGGCCCCGACAGGAAGCTGCGGCGGCTGGCCGAGAGGCTCGACTGCGTCCGCGACGACTCggagcggctgcggcttggcCATGCAGCGGGGTGCGGGGTGCGATCGCCGAACCGCGTGACGGGCTCCGTCCTCGCGGAGCGGAGGGTCTTTGGGCGTGACCAAGTGTGCGACGCCATAGTCGGCAGGCTCGTCGGTGATGGCGAGGAATTATGTCGTCCGGTTGCGCCAGTTGTTGCAGTGGTTGGCCATGGAGGCATGGGAAAGACCGTGGTTGCTCAGTGCGTCTACAATGATGCGAGGATTCAAGGGTACTTCGATCTTAGAGCTTGGATCTGCCTCTGGGATAGGTTGGACGAAGCTGAGCTCACCAGGGAGATATTGCAGTCCATTGGTGGTGCAGATGATACATCCTACGATGATAGTTTGGAAAGGTTGCAGGAGAAGCTTGGGGAAGTGGTTGCGTCGAAGAGGTTCTTCCTAGTTCTTGATGATGTTTGGAATGACGAGGGGAAGACTGAGCTGGAGAATAGGGCCGTGTGGAACAAAGTGTTGGCACCTCTTAGCTCTGCTGCAATCGGGAGCAGGATCCTGGTGACCACTCGGATGAAGCTAGTAGCAGAGGTTCTGAATGCTGCATACATGATCACACTTGATGGATTAAAAGTTGCagattgtttgttgttgttgAAGGAGACAGCTTTGAGTGGTGAAACCATGGATTTTCCTCCCGAGCTGCTAGAGTTTGGGAGAGCCATTGCTGCAAAGGTGAAGGGATCACCTTTGGCCACCAAAGTTATTGGAGAAATGCTAAGGAACACCAGGAGCACACGGAAATGGAGAGCAATGATGGACACAGAAATTTGTGATAATATTATTATCTCCTCCCTCCAACTCAGTTATCAACACTTGCCAGGTCACCTCCAGCGATGCTTTGCGTACTGCAGCATATTTCCAACGACTTGGAGGTTTAATCGACATAAGTTGGTCAAAATGTGGATAGCTCTCGGTTTCGTTCAACCACCAACAGAAGCGAAAAGGCTGGAAGATTTAGGGTACAAATACTTTGATGATCTCCTATCACGGTCCTTCTTTGGGTCTGCAAATAAAGATCACCAAACATATTACTTCCTGGATGACCTAATGCACATTTTGGCACAGCATTTTTCTGCTCAAGATTGCATGAAAATTAATGAGGACATTCCTGTTGTGATTCCACCAACTGTTCGTCACCTATCTGTCTCAACTGATTATTTACCACAGCTGAAGAGCAAATACAGGTTGGGAAGGCTGCGGACATTATTAGTTCTCGGAAGCTCGTCCTTATCCTCAAGACATTTCCCTAGTAAACTTCTGGCCAAATTTAAGAACTTGCGTGTCCTGGATCTAAGTGAATCTGATATTGCAGAGTTACCAAAAACTATTGGTCAGTTGGTTCATCTCCATTACCTAGCATTCTGCAGTATGACTTAA
- the LOC112884364 gene encoding putative disease resistance protein RGA3 translates to MVEAVAGWLVCPIIKIVMDKAKSCASDRIRWLSDGVPETLKRLENLLYQLRAVAGAVQRQGSPDRSADLRAWLQQLIDAVYEAKDVLDDFDDSVPPTESPIARFGKRILGADERVNRLKDVVDKLEAVQATSRTLMLAAVHGSGSGSGDLSGHHQPHGGATGSVRHHEHEVFGRDRERQDMVSWLVGTSDGDARSVPVAAITGHGGMGKTTLAQLLFEDQKVVSTFDLKIWIQPDATDNEFELARQILQSVNVEVPGGMKNFNWLQVKLQEEVSLRRFLLVIDDVWNWNREDINGHAYREMWSKVLAPISHGKATGSKIVITTRQKMVADLLHASKEVWLDDLPADAIWSLFKRCAFGEDNIDKQPQALQDIGRKIAEKLKGSPMVAKAVGQMLEGSRRVTHWKRVLDMDSFDNVSKTLELCYHNLPEHLQPCFAICSLFPKNWRFKRDKLVKIWMALDFIQADGGNTQLEDVGSDYFDQLVDRSFFHRQRVGRRRYYYIHDLMHNLAEKVSQFDCVRVEDATKKIPKTIRHVSVSSDNIAQLKSRCELKRLHTLLILKNPSSSLDQLPGDLFIELKGLRVLGLEGCNIVRLSEKIVNLKHLRYLALCKSITRLPQAVTKLYRLQTFSSPKGSGLEVPAEIVDLKRLRHLDMDTSKITGIGKLVHLQGSVKFHVKKEKGHTLGDLDGMSGLRKELHIKNLDVVKDKEEACQAGINRKENVKVLELEWNSTGKSVPSDAAEVLDGLEPHQYVKKLIIRRYHGNRSPNWLSESLKASNFYIKYLHLINCRKWEAMPPLGQLPCLKVLQLKEMTSVQKISCDFYGTKLTGFPSLEELEFDDMPQWVEWTQEEKNIEVFPKLRKLRLLNCPELIKVPHLPLSVRKVTVKNTGFVSQLKLSSSSPSKACKFALDTCSATILTNGLMHQQQVEAIATLTLRNCEDVKFEELEVLTSLKRLQISHSSINDEQLDTCLRGLQGLTWLEISNCNTITCLPWMESSECLTKFHELRIQQCPEFSSLHSLPSFAALESILIENCSKVTMESFPTNFNNNSLRRLSIMNCAELESLPSGFPSSLQVLHLIGCKPTLMTQLQVKDGPEWDKIASIPFKQIR, encoded by the coding sequence atggtggaggcggtggccggctgGCTGGTGTGCCCGATCATCAAGATCGTCATGGACAAGGCAAAGTCCTGCGCCTCCGACAGGATCAGGTGGCTGAGCGACGGCGTCCCCGAGACGCTCAAGCGGTTGGAGAACTTGCTGTACCAGCTCCGCGCCGTGGCGGGCGCCGTCCAGCGGCAGGGCTCCCCGGACAGAAGCGCGGACCTCCGTGCGTGGCTGCAGCAGCTCATCGACGCCGTGTACGAGGCCAAGGACGTCCTCGACGACTTCGACGACTCGGTCCCGCCGACTGAATCCCCCATCGCCAGGTTCGGCAAGCGGATCTTGGGCGCCGACGAGCGCGTCAACAGGCTCAAGGATGTCGTCGACAAGCTGGAAGCCGTCCAAGCTACCTCCCGGACGCTGATGCTGGCGGCGGTCCATGGGTCCGGGTCGGGCTCCGGTGATCTGAGCGGCCACCACCAACCGCACGGCGGAGCCACGGGCTCCGTGCGCCACCACGAGCACGAGGTGTTCGGGCGCGACAGGGAGCGGCAAGACATGGTGTCCTGGCTCGTCGGCACGTCCGACGGCGACGCCAGGTCCGTCCCCGTCGCCGCGATCACGGGCCATGGTGGGATGGGGAAGACCACGCTGGCGCAGCTCCTGTTCGAGGATCAGAAAGTGGTCTCCACCTTCGACCTCAAGATCTGGATCCAGCCTGATGCCACGGACAACGAGTTTGAGCTCGCCAGGCAAATCCTGCAGTCCGTCAACGTCGAAGTGCCGGGCGGCATGAAGAACTTCAACTGGTTGCAGGTGAAACTCCAGGAGGAAGTCTCGTTACGCAGATTTCTGCTGGTTATCGACGACGTCTGGAACTGGAACAGGGAGGACATAAATGGGCATGCCTACCGAGAAATGTGGTCCAAGGTGCTGGCACCCATCAGCCATGGGAAGGCGACGGGGAGCAAGATTGTGATCACCACTCGCCAAAAGATGGTGGCAGATTTGCTGCACGCAAGCAAGGAGGTCTGGCTGGATGACTTGCCGGCCGATGCCATCTGGTCGCTGTTCAAGAGGTGCGCCTTTGGTGAGGACAACATTGATAAGCAGCCTCAAGCACTGCAAGACATTGGGAGGAAAATTGCCGAAAAGCTCAAGGGGTCACCAATGGTAGCAAAGGCCGTTGGACAGATGCTGGAAGGAAGCCGCAGGGTCACCCACTGGAAAAGGGTGCTTGACATGGACAGCTTTGACAATGTTTCCAAAACATTAGAGTTGTGTTACCATAATTTGCCAGAACACCTGCAACCATGCTTTGCAATCTGTAGCTTATTCCCAAAGAACTGGAGGTTCAAGCGTGATAAGCTGGTGAAGATATGGATGGCTCTTGATTTCATCCAGGCAGATGGTGGCAATACCCAATTGGAGGATGTGGGGAGCGATTACTTTGATCAGCTTGTGGACAGGTCCTTTTTCCataggcaaagggtagggcgtCGGAGGTACTATTACATCCATGACCTGATGCATAATTTGGCAGAAAAGGTTTCTCAGTTTGATTGTGTGAGAGTCGAAGATGCAACGAAAAAGATCCCAAAGACAATTCGGCACGTATCGGTGTCCAGTGATAACATAGCACAGCTCAAGAGCCGATGTGAACTCAAAAGATTACACACATTGCTGATTCTCAAGAACCCTTCCTCTTCGTTGGATCAACTGCCAGGTGATCTTTTCATAGAGCTGAAAGGTCTTCGAGTTCTCGGTTTGGAAGGCTGCAATATCGTTCGTCTATCAGAAAAAATTGTGAATCTTAAACACCTCAGATACCTGGCCCTTTGCAAATCAATCACCAGGCTTCCACAAGCAGTGACAAAGCTCTATCGACTTCAAACCTTTAGTAGTCCTAAGGGGTCTGGCCTCGAGGTCCCGGCAGAGATCGTAGACCTGAAACGCCTGCGACATTTGGATATGGATACATCGAAAATCACTGGTATTGGGAAACTGGTTCACTTGCAGGGTTCAGTTAAGTTCCATgttaaaaaagaaaaaggtcATACTTTAGGAGACTTGGATGGTATGAGTGGTCTTCGCAAAGAGCTACATATCAAGAACCTTGATGTTGTAAAGGATAAGGAAGAAGCCTGTCAAGCTGGAATAAACAGGAAGGAGAATGTTAAGGTCCTGGAATTAGAATGGAATTCTACCGGTAAGAGTGTGCCATCTGATGCGGCTGAAGTCTTGGATGGTCTCGAACCGCACCAGTATGTTAAAAAGCTTATTATTAGAAGATATCATGGTAACAGGTCACCAAACTGGTTGAGTGAAAGCTTGAAAGCGAGCAACTTCTACATTAAATACCTGCATTTGATCAACTGTAGAAAGTGGGAGGCCATGCCTCCTCTCGGGCAGCTTCCGTGCCTCAAGGTTCTGCAATTGAAAGAGATGACTTCAGTGCAAAAAATCAGCTGTGACTTTTATGGAACCAAATTGACTGGATTTCCATCATTGGAGGAACTTGAATTTGATGATATGCCACAGTGGGTGGAGTGGACACAAGAAGAGAAGAACATTGAAGTGTTCCCTAAACTCCGTAAGTTGAGGCTTTTGAACTGTCCTGAGTTGATTAAGGTGCCTCATCTTCCTCTATCCGTGAGGAAGGTCACGGTAAAAAATACAGGTTTTGTTTCACAACTGAAACTATCCTCCTCCTCACCATCAAAAGCGTGCAAGTTTGCATTAGATACGTGCTCTGCCACCATCCTCACAAATGGCTTAATGCATCAGCAACAAGTGGAAGCAATTGCTACTTTGACTCTGAGGAACTGTGAGGATGTAAAATTTGAAGAGCTTGAGGTGCTGACTTCCTTGAAGAGGCTGCAAATATCTCATTCAAGCATTAATGATGAGCAGTTGGACACTTGTTTGAGGGGTTTACAAGGGCTTACCTGGCTGGAGATATCAAACTGCAACACTATCACATGTCTTCCATGGATGGAAAGTTCAGAGTGCTTAACGAAATTTCATGAGCTACGCATTCAGCAGTGTCCTGAATTTTCCTCTCTACACTCACTGCCAAGTTTTGCGGCACTAGAAAGTATATTGATCGAAAATTGCTCCAAGGTCACAATGGAATCTTTCCCTACCAACTTTAACAACAATTCTCTTAGAAGACTGAGTATTATGAATTGTGCTGAGTTGGAGTCGCTGCCAAGTGGCTTCCCATCTTCGCTGCAAGTTCTTCATCTGATTGGGTGCAAACCAACTTTGATGACCCAACTTCAAGTCAAGGATGGACCAGAATGGGATAAAATAGCTAGTATTCCCTTTAAACAAATCCGCTGA